The proteins below come from a single Leifsonia sp. 1010 genomic window:
- a CDS encoding Gfo/Idh/MocA family oxidoreductase, giving the protein MSTQSEPLDRPLRAGVVGLGWAGQQHMAAYSALPGVELVAIAGMEDGPRAELGETYGVRRLHRDWKDLVAEGDLDVVSVAVPTFLHAPIAVGALDAGIHVLSEKPIARTAAEAQTMVDAAHRAGRVLEVAFNHRRRGDIEALKAAIDDGQIGRPYHARAVWLRRAGIPALGSWFTNREMAGGGPLIDIGVHVLDYALHLFGEPRVEAVSAVTHSELGVRGRGGAAASKQHVGSEYEVEDLASLLLRLEGGGSIVIETSWAAYRPAGDEFGITLYGTEGGADLRVVDYAPSGELTIFTGDGEQSEDITVTADPGRGHLAVVETFLEHVADQANWSNWDGSLALDRARVIDAAYESARIGAEVRLSPATNPATADTALKGA; this is encoded by the coding sequence GTGAGCACCCAGAGCGAACCCCTCGACCGTCCCCTCCGCGCCGGAGTGGTCGGCCTCGGCTGGGCCGGACAGCAGCACATGGCGGCCTACTCCGCCCTGCCCGGCGTCGAGCTCGTCGCCATCGCCGGCATGGAGGACGGCCCCCGTGCCGAGCTCGGCGAGACATACGGCGTGAGGCGGCTGCACCGCGATTGGAAGGACCTCGTCGCCGAGGGCGACCTCGACGTCGTCAGCGTCGCCGTGCCGACCTTCCTTCACGCGCCGATCGCCGTCGGGGCCCTCGACGCCGGAATCCACGTGCTCAGCGAGAAGCCGATCGCCCGCACCGCGGCGGAGGCGCAGACGATGGTGGATGCGGCCCATCGCGCCGGCCGCGTGCTGGAGGTCGCCTTCAACCACCGCCGTCGCGGAGACATCGAGGCGCTGAAGGCCGCGATCGACGACGGGCAGATCGGCCGGCCGTATCACGCGCGCGCCGTCTGGCTGCGCCGGGCCGGCATCCCCGCGCTCGGAAGCTGGTTCACGAACCGCGAGATGGCCGGCGGCGGCCCGCTGATCGACATCGGCGTGCATGTCCTCGACTACGCCCTCCATCTGTTCGGCGAGCCGCGCGTCGAGGCGGTCTCGGCCGTCACGCATTCCGAGCTGGGTGTCCGCGGTCGTGGCGGCGCCGCCGCGTCCAAGCAGCACGTCGGGTCGGAGTACGAGGTCGAAGATCTCGCGAGCCTCCTGCTCCGGCTGGAGGGCGGCGGCTCCATCGTCATCGAGACCAGCTGGGCCGCATACCGCCCCGCGGGCGACGAGTTCGGCATCACCCTCTACGGCACCGAGGGCGGCGCTGACCTGCGCGTCGTCGACTACGCCCCGTCCGGCGAGCTGACGATCTTCACCGGCGACGGCGAGCAGAGCGAGGACATCACGGTCACGGCCGACCCCGGCCGCGGCCACCTCGCGGTGGTCGAGACCTTCCTGGAGCACGTCGCCGACCAGGCGAACTGGTCGAACTGGGACGGCTCGCTCGCCCTCGACCGCGCGCGCGTCATCGACGCCGCCTACGAATCCGCTCGCATCGGTGCCGAGGTCCGGCTGTCCCCGGCGACCAACCCGGCAACCGCCGACACCGCCCTGAAGGGAGCATGA
- a CDS encoding GNAT family N-acetyltransferase: MTVTIRPAVAGDAAALAAVAAATFPLACPPHTTEEAKAAFIRAVLSEERFVEYLADASRRLLIAEDDEGNAVGYTMINLGEPADADVRGSLRIHPTAELSKCYVLPGHHGEGVASRLMTESLRAGGEAGAEGMWLGVNEENARAQRFYGKHGFERVGAKRFLVGDRYEDDWVMERPLTPVG; the protein is encoded by the coding sequence GTGACTGTCACCATCCGCCCCGCCGTCGCCGGAGACGCCGCCGCCCTCGCCGCGGTCGCCGCCGCGACCTTCCCGCTCGCCTGCCCGCCGCACACGACCGAGGAGGCGAAGGCGGCGTTCATCCGGGCCGTGCTCTCGGAGGAGCGGTTCGTCGAGTACCTCGCCGACGCATCCCGCCGCCTGCTCATCGCGGAGGACGACGAGGGCAACGCGGTCGGCTACACGATGATCAACCTGGGCGAGCCGGCCGACGCCGATGTGCGCGGCTCCCTGCGCATCCATCCCACCGCCGAGCTGAGCAAGTGCTACGTCCTCCCCGGCCATCACGGCGAGGGCGTCGCGAGCCGGCTGATGACCGAGAGCCTGCGGGCCGGCGGCGAAGCGGGAGCCGAGGGGATGTGGCTGGGCGTCAACGAGGAGAACGCCCGCGCCCAGCGCTTCTACGGCAAGCACGGCTTCGAGCGGGTCGGGGCGAAGCGGTTCCTGGTCGGCGACCGTTACGAGGACGACTGGGTGATGGAGCGGCCGCTGACCCCGGTCGGCTAG
- a CDS encoding DUF998 domain-containing protein, with product MRQLLRIAREPFAVPVLARGWQRAVPILLAIGTLCVLGGLVVIWAARLTVPYPVYVSELGAKGAATSGAFAVALLLIAGGGFAIAVASGHIRSSARVLDRWAPAVTLGFAAVCFVLASQVTCTAYCPVPIVDPKSTVQDLVHTVSAVIGFAAACFAMLQVGFSRKLPRLSRLSRLSCGAVAVITIVGGLLAIVRVGADVGAWLELIGTTVAVGWIAVYAVALTRIPVGVDAEAEPDTAVAAGTDTGAGAPAEVA from the coding sequence GTGCGACAACTGCTGCGGATCGCTCGCGAGCCCTTCGCCGTCCCCGTGCTTGCGCGCGGATGGCAGCGCGCCGTCCCCATCCTGCTCGCCATCGGCACCCTCTGCGTGCTCGGCGGGCTCGTCGTCATCTGGGCTGCCAGGCTGACGGTGCCGTATCCGGTCTACGTGAGTGAGCTGGGCGCGAAGGGCGCGGCGACGTCCGGCGCCTTCGCCGTCGCATTGCTCCTCATCGCGGGTGGCGGCTTCGCGATCGCCGTGGCGAGCGGCCACATCCGCTCGTCCGCACGAGTGCTCGACCGCTGGGCGCCTGCCGTGACGCTCGGGTTCGCGGCGGTGTGCTTCGTCCTCGCGTCGCAGGTCACGTGCACGGCGTACTGCCCGGTGCCGATCGTCGACCCGAAGTCGACCGTGCAGGATCTGGTGCACACGGTGTCCGCCGTCATCGGCTTCGCGGCGGCGTGCTTCGCCATGCTGCAGGTGGGCTTCAGCCGGAAGCTCCCCCGCCTCTCCCGGCTGTCGCGGCTGAGCTGCGGGGCGGTCGCCGTGATCACGATCGTCGGCGGGCTGCTCGCCATCGTGCGCGTCGGCGCCGACGTCGGTGCGTGGCTCGAACTGATCGGCACCACCGTCGCCGTCGGGTGGATCGCCGTCTACGCGGTGGCGCTGACCCGCATCCCGGTCGGAGTGGATGCGGAGGCCGAGCCGGACACGGCGGTCGCGGCGGGCACCGACACCGGCGCGGGCGCTCCGGCCGAAGTCGCCTGA
- a CDS encoding ThuA domain-containing protein: protein MTMTLRVTVWNEGVHEATQPEIAAIYPHGIHGAIAEGLSDLLGDEVAVRTATLDDPEHGLSEQALGETDVLLWWGHIAHDRVSDEVVERVRRHVLGGMGLIVLHSGHFSKIFIRMLGTTCSLRWRNPEGGERELVWNVNPTHPIAAGVEQPIVIDAQEMYGEFFDIPTPDDLVFISSFTGGEVFRSGVTFTRGRGKIFYFSPGDQEYPVYFHPQVRRVLANGVKWAAPVEGARQSPEVSNPQPV, encoded by the coding sequence ATGACCATGACACTGCGCGTCACCGTCTGGAACGAGGGCGTCCACGAGGCGACCCAGCCCGAGATCGCCGCGATCTACCCGCACGGCATCCACGGAGCCATCGCCGAGGGGCTGTCCGACCTGCTCGGCGACGAGGTCGCCGTCCGCACAGCCACCCTCGACGACCCCGAGCACGGGCTCAGTGAGCAGGCGCTCGGCGAGACCGACGTCCTGCTCTGGTGGGGCCACATCGCGCACGACCGCGTCTCGGACGAGGTGGTGGAGCGCGTCCGCCGTCACGTCCTCGGCGGGATGGGGCTGATCGTCCTCCACTCCGGCCATTTCTCGAAGATCTTCATCCGGATGCTCGGCACGACCTGCTCGCTGCGCTGGCGCAACCCGGAGGGCGGCGAGCGGGAGCTGGTCTGGAACGTGAACCCGACCCATCCCATCGCCGCGGGCGTCGAGCAGCCCATCGTCATCGACGCCCAGGAGATGTACGGCGAGTTCTTTGACATCCCGACGCCCGACGACCTGGTCTTCATCAGCTCCTTCACCGGCGGCGAGGTGTTCCGCTCCGGCGTCACCTTCACTCGCGGGCGCGGGAAGATCTTCTACTTCAGCCCCGGCGACCAGGAGTACCCGGTGTACTTCCACCCCCAGGTGCGCCGCGTGCTCGCCAACGGCGTGAAGTGGGCGGCCCCGGTGGAGGGCGCCCGCCAGTCGCCCGAGGTGTCGAATCCGCAGCCGGTCTAG
- a CDS encoding ROK family transcriptional regulator produces the protein MTDSARDSVLVAADAAELLAILRDGIPRTRAQLAELTGMARSTIASRIDTLTAAGLVAPAGDDVSSGGRPPSRIRFNPESRVVVAIDLGATHGVVALADLAGNITASVSRRLDIADGPQPVLDWALETASELYIASGRQPEELIGVGVGVPGPVEHSTGLPVNPPIMPGWDRFDIPAYIRRVFDVPVLVDNDVNLLALGEQALMWPDETDLLFIKVATGVGAGIISGGRLQRGALGSAGDLGHVRVPFGSDTPSHGEQDADLESLVSGPAIARALSEAGLAAETSDDVVALARTGNPAVQNAIRQAGRDLGAVVATCVNLLNPSMIVVGGSLSRVGEQLLAGMREVVYQRSTPLATQHLTITQSRSGETGGAIGAAIMVIQRALDPDAGTPRSLFR, from the coding sequence ATGACCGACAGCGCGCGAGACTCGGTGCTCGTCGCCGCAGACGCCGCGGAGCTGCTGGCGATCCTGCGCGACGGCATCCCGCGCACCCGCGCGCAGCTCGCCGAGCTGACCGGCATGGCGCGCTCGACCATCGCCTCCCGGATCGACACGCTCACGGCGGCGGGACTCGTCGCGCCAGCGGGCGACGACGTGTCGTCCGGCGGGCGCCCTCCGTCGCGCATCCGCTTCAACCCCGAGTCGCGCGTCGTCGTCGCGATCGACCTCGGCGCGACGCATGGCGTCGTCGCCCTCGCCGACCTCGCCGGCAACATCACGGCGAGCGTGTCGCGTCGGCTCGATATCGCCGACGGCCCGCAGCCGGTGCTCGACTGGGCGCTCGAGACGGCGTCCGAGCTCTACATCGCGAGCGGGCGGCAGCCGGAGGAACTGATCGGCGTCGGCGTCGGGGTCCCCGGCCCGGTCGAGCACTCCACCGGGCTGCCGGTGAACCCGCCGATCATGCCCGGCTGGGACCGCTTCGACATCCCCGCATACATCCGTCGCGTCTTCGACGTGCCCGTCCTCGTCGACAACGACGTCAACCTCCTCGCCCTCGGCGAGCAGGCACTGATGTGGCCGGATGAGACCGACCTGCTCTTCATCAAGGTCGCGACGGGCGTCGGCGCCGGGATCATCAGCGGGGGCCGCCTGCAGCGTGGGGCGCTCGGCTCGGCCGGAGACCTGGGTCACGTCCGCGTCCCCTTCGGCAGCGACACCCCGAGCCACGGCGAGCAGGATGCGGACCTCGAGTCGCTGGTGAGCGGGCCCGCCATCGCGCGGGCACTCTCCGAAGCCGGTCTCGCCGCCGAGACCAGCGACGACGTCGTCGCCCTGGCGCGCACGGGCAACCCGGCCGTTCAGAACGCGATCCGGCAGGCCGGACGCGACCTCGGCGCGGTCGTCGCCACCTGCGTCAACCTCCTGAACCCGTCGATGATCGTCGTCGGCGGCAGCCTCTCCCGCGTCGGCGAGCAGCTCCTCGCCGGGATGCGCGAGGTCGTCTACCAGCGGTCCACGCCGTTGGCGACGCAGCATCTGACCATCACGCAGTCGCGCTCCGGCGAGACCGGCGGCGCGATCGGGGCGGCCATCATGGTCATCCAGCGCGCGCTCGATCCCGACGCGGGCACGCCGCGCTCCCTCTTCCGCTGA
- a CDS encoding Gfo/Idh/MocA family oxidoreductase encodes MTDVMSTLPQPRHPDPADAPPLRWGVLGPGVIAADFTDALHRHTRQRVVAAGSRSAERAQAFADAHGVERAYGSYEQLVGDPDVDVVYVATPHSEHLEHSLLAIAAGKNVLIEKPMAVTADQARRIVAAARDAGVFAMEAMWTRYLPQTDIVRQLLEDGALGDIRIATADFGGRAPFDPSSRLWHPALAGGALLDLGVYTVSWASFALGAPAGIIASGTLSETGVDEQAALVLSSASGGQALLSTTLLAGTPSLATISGSEGRVETDSPFWGPSGLRVFRGDGTLAAHWRDPYGRPHRDGMSYEAAALARFVAEGRTESPLHPLAEAVDTLATIDEARRQLGATRVE; translated from the coding sequence ATGACCGACGTGATGTCCACGCTTCCCCAGCCGCGCCATCCCGACCCCGCCGACGCCCCGCCGCTGCGGTGGGGCGTGCTCGGTCCCGGCGTGATCGCCGCCGACTTCACCGACGCACTTCATCGGCACACCCGCCAGCGGGTGGTGGCGGCGGGGTCGCGGTCTGCGGAGCGGGCGCAGGCGTTCGCCGACGCCCACGGGGTGGAGCGCGCGTACGGCTCCTACGAGCAGCTCGTCGGCGACCCGGACGTCGACGTCGTGTACGTCGCGACCCCGCACAGCGAGCACCTCGAGCACTCCCTGCTCGCGATTGCGGCGGGCAAGAACGTCCTCATCGAGAAGCCGATGGCCGTCACCGCCGACCAGGCGAGACGCATCGTCGCGGCGGCACGAGATGCCGGCGTCTTCGCGATGGAGGCGATGTGGACGCGCTACCTGCCGCAGACGGACATCGTGCGCCAGTTGCTGGAAGACGGCGCGCTCGGAGACATCCGTATCGCCACGGCGGATTTCGGGGGCCGGGCGCCGTTCGATCCGTCGAGTCGGCTGTGGCACCCTGCGCTCGCGGGCGGAGCGCTGCTCGACCTCGGCGTCTACACGGTGTCGTGGGCCTCGTTCGCGCTCGGCGCCCCGGCCGGGATCATCGCCTCGGGAACGCTTTCCGAAACCGGCGTGGACGAGCAGGCGGCGCTGGTGCTGTCGTCCGCGAGCGGCGGTCAGGCACTGCTGAGCACCACGTTGCTGGCGGGCACACCGTCGCTCGCGACGATCAGCGGCAGCGAAGGCCGCGTAGAGACGGACAGCCCGTTCTGGGGACCGAGCGGCCTGCGGGTGTTCCGCGGCGACGGCACCCTCGCCGCGCACTGGCGCGACCCGTACGGCCGGCCGCACCGCGACGGGATGTCGTACGAGGCCGCAGCGCTCGCCCGCTTCGTCGCCGAGGGCCGGACGGAGTCGCCGCTCCACCCGCTCGCGGAGGCGGTCGACACACTGGCCACGATCGACGAAGCGCGGAGGCAACTCGGGGCGACGCGCGTGGAGTGA
- a CDS encoding NADP-dependent oxidoreductase: protein MPKTMRAALLDAAGAPEALRIGETAYPDRVNAEFLVKVVASSVNPIDAKTRAGRGIYDAIHAFPAVLGHDFSGVVVESPYSAHPIRPGDEVFGMVMVPRLGGSFAEYISVPSLSVVRKPATLSHIEAAGAPLAALTAWGLVVEVAKAHEGQRMLIHAGSGGVGHFAVQFASYFGAHVIATASGSNASWMRSLGAAEVIDYSTTRFEDVVHDADVVIDLVGNVHDDTGTRSLSVLRPGGLIVNVPTGSWPTFAEDAAAAGVRGTDYKVAPDGSTLAVIARLLESGNVRVHVDQIFALEQIAEAHRAVEGGHTRGKVVLKIAEG from the coding sequence ATGCCGAAGACCATGCGGGCCGCACTTCTGGACGCCGCGGGAGCCCCGGAGGCACTCCGCATCGGGGAGACCGCCTACCCGGATCGCGTGAACGCCGAGTTCCTGGTCAAGGTGGTCGCCTCGAGTGTGAACCCGATCGACGCGAAGACGCGGGCCGGTCGCGGGATCTACGACGCCATCCACGCGTTCCCCGCCGTGCTCGGCCACGACTTCAGCGGTGTCGTCGTGGAGTCGCCGTACAGCGCGCATCCCATCCGTCCGGGCGATGAGGTCTTCGGCATGGTCATGGTGCCGCGCCTCGGCGGCAGCTTCGCCGAGTACATCTCGGTGCCGTCGCTGAGCGTCGTGCGCAAGCCGGCGACGCTCAGCCATATCGAGGCCGCGGGGGCGCCCCTGGCCGCTCTGACGGCGTGGGGCTTGGTCGTCGAGGTCGCCAAGGCGCACGAGGGCCAGCGGATGCTCATCCACGCGGGCAGCGGAGGCGTCGGTCACTTCGCGGTGCAGTTCGCCTCGTATTTCGGCGCGCACGTCATCGCTACCGCCTCCGGGTCGAACGCGTCCTGGATGCGCTCCCTGGGCGCGGCCGAGGTGATCGACTACTCGACGACCCGCTTCGAGGACGTCGTGCACGACGCCGACGTGGTGATCGACCTGGTCGGCAATGTGCACGACGACACCGGCACCCGCTCCCTCTCCGTTCTGCGCCCCGGCGGCCTCATCGTCAACGTGCCGACCGGGAGCTGGCCCACCTTCGCGGAGGACGCGGCCGCCGCCGGAGTTCGCGGCACCGACTACAAGGTCGCGCCGGACGGCAGCACGCTCGCGGTCATCGCCCGCCTGCTGGAGTCGGGGAACGTGCGCGTGCACGTCGACCAGATCTTCGCCCTCGAGCAGATCGCCGAGGCACACCGCGCCGTTGAAGGCGGCCACACGCGCGGCAAGGTCGTGCTGAAGATCGCGGAGGGCTGA
- a CDS encoding sugar phosphate isomerase/epimerase translates to MQLYTVRELLTEDTVGTLKRIADIGFTQVEPFAFLTFGDALREGLAEAGLSAPTTHQGFIGGDLDEVFGAAKELGVQTVIDPFVAPERWQTAYDVAQIADQLNAAAEVAARHGVRVGYHNHAHELESTIEGVTALEFFAGKLAPEVVLEVDTYWVAVGGVDPVALLPKLGDRVVALHIKDGPGTTETKDQVAVGQGSLPIEQIIAAAPDALRVIELDDSRGDRFQAVADSFAFLTSKGLA, encoded by the coding sequence GTGCAGCTGTACACGGTCCGGGAGCTCCTGACCGAGGACACGGTCGGTACCCTCAAGCGGATCGCCGATATCGGGTTCACCCAGGTCGAGCCCTTCGCCTTCCTCACCTTCGGTGACGCGCTCCGGGAGGGCCTCGCCGAAGCCGGCCTCTCCGCTCCTACGACCCACCAGGGCTTCATCGGCGGAGACCTGGACGAGGTGTTCGGAGCCGCGAAGGAGCTGGGCGTCCAGACCGTCATCGACCCGTTCGTGGCGCCGGAGCGCTGGCAGACCGCGTACGACGTCGCGCAGATCGCCGACCAGCTGAACGCGGCGGCCGAGGTCGCGGCCCGCCACGGCGTCCGTGTCGGCTATCACAACCACGCGCACGAGCTCGAGAGCACGATCGAAGGCGTGACCGCGCTCGAGTTCTTCGCGGGCAAGCTCGCTCCGGAGGTCGTGCTCGAGGTCGACACCTACTGGGTCGCCGTCGGCGGAGTCGACCCCGTCGCGCTTCTCCCCAAGCTCGGCGACCGCGTCGTCGCCCTCCACATCAAGGACGGCCCCGGCACTACCGAGACCAAGGATCAGGTCGCTGTCGGTCAGGGTTCCCTCCCGATCGAGCAGATCATCGCCGCGGCGCCCGACGCGCTCCGTGTCATCGAGCTCGACGACTCGCGCGGTGACCGCTTCCAGGCGGTTGCCGACAGCTTCGCCTTCCTGACCTCGAAGGGCCTCGCATGA
- a CDS encoding S53 family peptidase, which translates to MAHRTTGSLHKRALGIIATTSAVVALSLAGASAANAADRVTYAGSVPSWATAANDAGAAPADETVEGEIYLPLRDQAGAEALAKAVSNPLDRGYRKALNPKQWIDRFAPSQADSDAVVSFLKAAGLTISAVPASRQYVVFRGTPDQLGSIFGTSLHAFNYAGRQLVAPAAAPSLPTSIGGKVSGVSIEQSRTLTRPDSIKQGDLGPSGAPQVARKAAAAPVIQTPCSHYYGEHTVTVPPAYNGNTQYSTYNCGYTPQQLRSAYGLNDLGKRGINGSGQTVAIIDAYASPTIVKDVNSYSQQNGEPGLTNSSYQQLVPSPSEFVDQELCQYPSGWQGEQTLDVESVHAIAPGARILYVGGFNCGGGLDVAMSKILDNKLANIVSNSYGNVGEAVPADVIQGEVNLQLQAAGEGIGLYFSSGDNGDEVANLGYPSPDFPASSPWVTSVGGTSTGIDKNGKIAWETGWGDQFDQIVKNADGTLSYAQPLPGTRFVGGAGGGTSAVFAQPDYQRGIVPAALANGKRVSPDVAALADPYTGFLIGIRPIIDDTTLETGDYVNETYGGTSLASPIVAAQIAIVQQATRSTIGFANPTLYGVKRILPNAFRDVLPQNPTQALVYTSAISGNTYLVSMDQDTSLKTAKGYDPVTGLGGVSFDLLSWVAQGRH; encoded by the coding sequence ATGGCACATCGCACCACGGGATCCCTCCACAAGAGGGCGCTCGGAATCATCGCCACCACGTCTGCCGTGGTGGCTTTGTCATTGGCGGGGGCATCGGCGGCGAACGCAGCCGACCGGGTGACCTACGCCGGCTCCGTCCCCTCCTGGGCGACCGCGGCGAACGACGCCGGCGCCGCACCGGCCGATGAGACAGTGGAGGGTGAGATCTACCTTCCGCTCCGCGACCAGGCGGGCGCGGAGGCTCTCGCCAAGGCCGTCTCGAACCCGCTTGATCGCGGATACCGCAAGGCCCTCAACCCCAAGCAGTGGATCGACCGCTTCGCGCCCTCGCAGGCTGACTCCGACGCCGTGGTCAGCTTCCTGAAGGCCGCCGGCCTGACCATCTCGGCCGTTCCTGCCAGCCGCCAGTACGTCGTCTTCCGCGGCACTCCGGACCAGCTCGGCTCGATCTTCGGCACGTCGCTCCACGCGTTCAACTACGCGGGGCGCCAGCTCGTGGCCCCGGCTGCGGCGCCGTCGCTGCCGACCTCGATCGGCGGCAAGGTGTCGGGCGTGAGCATCGAGCAGTCGCGCACGTTGACGCGTCCCGACTCGATCAAGCAGGGCGACCTCGGTCCGTCCGGCGCTCCGCAGGTCGCTCGCAAGGCTGCTGCAGCGCCCGTGATCCAGACGCCGTGCTCGCACTACTACGGCGAGCACACGGTGACGGTCCCGCCCGCGTACAACGGGAACACGCAGTACAGCACCTACAACTGCGGCTACACCCCGCAGCAGCTGCGCAGCGCGTACGGCCTGAACGACCTCGGCAAGCGCGGCATCAACGGCTCCGGCCAGACGGTCGCGATCATCGACGCGTACGCCAGCCCGACGATCGTCAAGGACGTCAACAGCTACTCGCAGCAGAACGGCGAGCCCGGCCTGACCAACAGCAGCTACCAGCAGCTGGTGCCGAGCCCGAGCGAGTTCGTCGACCAGGAGCTGTGCCAGTACCCGAGTGGATGGCAGGGCGAGCAGACGCTCGACGTCGAGTCCGTGCACGCCATCGCACCCGGAGCCCGCATCCTCTACGTCGGCGGTTTCAACTGCGGCGGCGGACTCGATGTGGCCATGTCGAAGATCCTCGACAACAAGCTCGCGAACATCGTCAGCAACAGCTACGGCAACGTGGGCGAGGCCGTCCCGGCCGACGTGATCCAGGGCGAGGTGAACCTGCAGCTCCAGGCTGCGGGCGAGGGCATCGGCCTGTACTTCTCGAGCGGTGACAACGGCGACGAGGTCGCGAACCTCGGCTACCCGTCGCCGGACTTCCCGGCGTCCTCCCCGTGGGTGACCTCGGTCGGTGGAACCAGCACCGGCATCGACAAGAACGGCAAGATCGCGTGGGAGACGGGCTGGGGCGACCAGTTCGACCAGATCGTCAAGAACGCCGACGGCACGCTCAGCTACGCTCAGCCCCTTCCGGGCACGCGGTTCGTCGGCGGCGCCGGCGGCGGCACGAGCGCAGTGTTCGCTCAGCCGGACTACCAGCGCGGGATCGTGCCGGCGGCTCTGGCGAACGGCAAGCGCGTCTCGCCGGACGTCGCGGCCCTGGCCGACCCGTACACCGGGTTCCTGATCGGCATCCGTCCGATCATCGACGACACGACGCTGGAGACCGGCGACTACGTCAACGAGACCTACGGCGGAACGTCGCTGGCCTCGCCGATCGTCGCGGCGCAGATCGCGATCGTGCAGCAGGCGACGCGCTCCACGATCGGGTTCGCGAACCCGACGCTGTACGGCGTGAAGCGCATCCTGCCGAACGCGTTCCGCGACGTGCTGCCGCAGAACCCGACGCAGGCGCTGGTCTACACGAGTGCGATCAGCGGCAACACCTACCTGGTGTCGATGGATCAGGACACGTCGCTGAAGACGGCCAAGGGCTACGACCCGGTGACCGGCCTCGGCGGTGTCTCCTTCGACCTGCTCAGCTGGGTGGCGCAGGGGCGGCACTAA
- a CDS encoding YqaJ viral recombinase family protein yields MTASVGVTRHNGEVLDSAPYRTADLYRPGVLADLSPARPAPVPVVPAVPGQTGHLARVVARSSDRVSWLRARSRGITATDVAKLSSPRSIRAAAYDKLHGTGFSGNVFTQHGRSREPEIAAWVAATHGIEPSDLLFHAERDRRHLATPDGLIARSGGKLELAEIKTTNKPFRSIPRPYLRQIWWQQYVLGAERTLFVWEQHDGFVPLRDEPECRWVDRDEAEIAKLVALAADLIELLRQATSAGAPAPVSVPAATAVSGSASASTPTGMRVSATA; encoded by the coding sequence GTGACGGCGAGCGTCGGCGTGACGCGGCACAATGGAGAGGTGCTCGACTCCGCTCCGTACCGCACCGCCGACCTGTACCGGCCGGGCGTCCTCGCGGACCTGAGCCCGGCACGGCCCGCTCCCGTCCCGGTGGTCCCGGCCGTCCCCGGTCAGACCGGGCATCTTGCACGCGTGGTGGCGCGTTCCAGCGACCGCGTGAGTTGGCTGCGGGCGCGCAGCCGCGGCATCACCGCCACCGACGTCGCCAAACTGTCGAGCCCGCGATCCATCCGTGCCGCCGCGTACGACAAGCTGCACGGCACCGGGTTCAGCGGCAACGTCTTCACGCAGCACGGCCGCTCGCGCGAGCCGGAGATCGCCGCCTGGGTGGCCGCGACGCACGGGATCGAGCCCTCCGATCTGCTCTTCCACGCCGAACGCGACCGCCGGCATCTGGCGACGCCCGACGGTCTGATCGCCCGCTCGGGCGGCAAGCTCGAACTCGCCGAGATCAAGACGACGAACAAGCCGTTCCGCAGCATCCCCCGCCCGTATCTCCGCCAGATCTGGTGGCAGCAGTACGTGCTCGGCGCCGAGCGCACGCTCTTCGTCTGGGAGCAGCACGACGGCTTCGTCCCGCTGCGCGACGAGCCGGAGTGCCGCTGGGTCGACCGCGATGAGGCCGAGATCGCGAAGCTGGTCGCCCTTGCGGCCGATCTGATCGAGCTCCTGCGTCAGGCGACTTCGGCCGGAGCGCCCGCGCCGGTGTCGGTGCCCGCCGCGACCGCCGTGTCCGGCTCGGCCTCCGCATCCACTCCGACCGGGATGCGGGTCAGCGCCACCGCGTAG